In one Portunus trituberculatus isolate SZX2019 chromosome 31, ASM1759143v1, whole genome shotgun sequence genomic region, the following are encoded:
- the LOC123511586 gene encoding mucin-7-like isoform X1, with translation MTVGSGSGGGSGRVVLAMFVVVSIVVSPVLSQTGVGGSDSGDDGDDGGGSGTFQLYTSCGGSIKTPRLSVGRTMWLRGVGEEVTFTPVGYTEEPCVLLPKASHQVTISDQVTVHVRGAAGDEEDKDVCYFNSSSTFMLPKGVLKVSCLKDKTQAEAEMLGAEESSSSAPSGAKPQSRGLDPPPTTYTPLHTTTTTAPPQSSQAPPTSAITLELPSTGSRAESLNTNLKTTAAPSSTKHPPLIDDGGMGTTLGQDTTEMPDSTTKHVIEDRTAETTHGSTTSPTPDSSSINNNTQDTGQTGKTPLLAKAHPPLTRNKNISVRELTVQSGGVRFLENTSLAITTITSSTLQGRGQAWRC, from the exons ATGACTgtgggtagtggtagtggtggtggcagtggaagAGTAGTGTTAGCAATGTTTGTGGTAGTGTCAATAGTGGTCAGCCCCGTCCTAAGTCAGACTGGTGTTGGTgggagtgatagtggtgatgatggtgatgatggtggtggtagtggtacttTTCAGCTTTATACAT CGTGCGGGGGGTCCATCAAAACACCTCGCTTGTCGGTGGGAAGGACGATGTGGCTgcgaggagtgggagaggaagtcACATTTACTCCCGTAGGTTACACAGAAGAGCCTTGCGTCCTCCTGCCCAAAGCCTCCCATCAG gTGACGATCAGCGATCAAGTGACGGTGCACGTAAGAGGCGCTGCAGGAGACGAAGAGGACAAGGACGTGTGTTACTTCAACTCATCTTCTACGTTTATGCTTCCCAAGGGCGTCCTTAAAGTGTCCTGTCTGAAGG ACAAAACGCAAGCCGAGGCGGAGATGCTTGGCGCTGAGGAGTCTTCCAGCAGCGCGCCATCTGGTGCCAAGCCACAAAGCCGCGGCCTGGATCCTCCTCCCACTACATACACacccctccacaccaccaccaccacagctccgCCACAAAGTTCTCAAGCGCCTCCTACTTCAGCGATAACACTTGAGTTGCCCAGCACCGGGTCACGCGCTGAAAGTTTGAACACCAACCTCAAGACAACTGCAGCCCCTTCCTCCACCAAGCATCCACCTCTGATCGACGACGGGGGAATGGGGACAACACTAGGGCAGGATACGACGGAGATGCCGGACAGCACGACTAAGCACGTGATCGAGGACCGAACGGCAGAGACAACTCACGGCAGCACAACATCCCCAACGCCTGATAgtagcagcatcaacaacaacacgcaGGACACAGGCCAGACAGGGAAGACACCACTGCTGGCAAAGGCACACCCACCACTAACCAGAAACAAAAACATCTCTGTCCGGGAACTGACGGTGCAGAGTGGCGGCGTCAGGTTTCTGGAGAACACGTCTCTGGCGATCACGACGATCACATCATCTACTTTGCAGGGGCGGGGGCAGGCGTGGCGATGCTAG
- the LOC123511586 gene encoding mucin-7-like isoform X2, translated as MWLRGVGEEVTFTPVGYTEEPCVLLPKASHQVTISDQVTVHVRGAAGDEEDKDVCYFNSSSTFMLPKGVLKVSCLKDKTQAEAEMLGAEESSSSAPSGAKPQSRGLDPPPTTYTPLHTTTTTAPPQSSQAPPTSAITLELPSTGSRAESLNTNLKTTAAPSSTKHPPLIDDGGMGTTLGQDTTEMPDSTTKHVIEDRTAETTHGSTTSPTPDSSSINNNTQDTGQTGKTPLLAKAHPPLTRNKNISVRELTVQSGGVRFLENTSLAITTITSSTLQGRGQAWRC; from the exons ATGTGGCTgcgaggagtgggagaggaagtcACATTTACTCCCGTAGGTTACACAGAAGAGCCTTGCGTCCTCCTGCCCAAAGCCTCCCATCAG gTGACGATCAGCGATCAAGTGACGGTGCACGTAAGAGGCGCTGCAGGAGACGAAGAGGACAAGGACGTGTGTTACTTCAACTCATCTTCTACGTTTATGCTTCCCAAGGGCGTCCTTAAAGTGTCCTGTCTGAAGG ACAAAACGCAAGCCGAGGCGGAGATGCTTGGCGCTGAGGAGTCTTCCAGCAGCGCGCCATCTGGTGCCAAGCCACAAAGCCGCGGCCTGGATCCTCCTCCCACTACATACACacccctccacaccaccaccaccacagctccgCCACAAAGTTCTCAAGCGCCTCCTACTTCAGCGATAACACTTGAGTTGCCCAGCACCGGGTCACGCGCTGAAAGTTTGAACACCAACCTCAAGACAACTGCAGCCCCTTCCTCCACCAAGCATCCACCTCTGATCGACGACGGGGGAATGGGGACAACACTAGGGCAGGATACGACGGAGATGCCGGACAGCACGACTAAGCACGTGATCGAGGACCGAACGGCAGAGACAACTCACGGCAGCACAACATCCCCAACGCCTGATAgtagcagcatcaacaacaacacgcaGGACACAGGCCAGACAGGGAAGACACCACTGCTGGCAAAGGCACACCCACCACTAACCAGAAACAAAAACATCTCTGTCCGGGAACTGACGGTGCAGAGTGGCGGCGTCAGGTTTCTGGAGAACACGTCTCTGGCGATCACGACGATCACATCATCTACTTTGCAGGGGCGGGGGCAGGCGTGGCGATGCTAG
- the LOC123511148 gene encoding LOW QUALITY PROTEIN: integrin beta-PS-like (The sequence of the model RefSeq protein was modified relative to this genomic sequence to represent the inferred CDS: inserted 1 base in 1 codon), which translates to MRRRGVLAVAVAVMVVTVVCGEEQNQGQECKAQRTCAQCIQTAGCAWCINPKSGEHCQSAQDFTKATCSISDIQNPKNAFQLVQDEELTGAIQKKHDLEENIYQLKPQRVKLQLRRGVPQNLDIKYRRALGYPVDLYYLMDLSNSMDDDKKHLAEAGAALVQTMMNLTSQFTIGFGSFVDKVMMPFTDTTHAQRQSPCTDCAPPYSFRNDMRLSTDHAAFKQRVTDAKISGNLDHPEGGFDALMQAMVCKDQIGWREKVRHILVFSTDAKFHHAGDGRLAGVVMPNDEKCHLDEHHEYTHFDRYDYPSIAQINRVAEEMNINIIFAVLQHEELYRELQKEIKTSSFGLLDEGSKNVVDLIKDQYNSISSSLSLSDNSTNAITIKYSSTCTDGKLRETKECXGIGEDDEITFNLEITVNKCPVNGERSFVEVKTLEASVILEIEYLCDCNCPASTSTSPCKNNGELECGVCLCPDGYYGEECQCVSGDESSLSDIQDQTAKCMANETDSRVCSGRGNCKCGICECFKPDEVSGTFCQCHKRRCMGSSDVECSGRGTCNCNECICNEGYSGQFCECEDRSCIPQGSDKVCSGHGRCECDRCICDQENITYTGRYCEDCLSCGTGKCKKFRDCVQCVHFKIGPLKDNCDACEQYASVENLDDYMYENSRLCTFEDEDGCYLNFTYRYLESTNKDEVHVQAERKCRKEPPIALIVFGLIATIVLVGVLTLIMWKIVTTIHDKREFAKFLEETKQTRFGAEQNPLFIDPTTTTQNPMFEGARN; encoded by the exons atgaggaggagaggtgtgttggctgtggcagtggcggtgatggtggtcaccgtggtgtgtggggaggagCAGAACCAAGGGCAGGAGTGTAAGGCACAGAGAACGTGTGCCCAATGCATTCAAACAGCAGGATGTGCGTGGTGCATCAACCCTAAG AGCGGAGAACACTGCCAATCCGCTCAGGACTTCACGAaggccacctgtagcatcagTGACATCCAGAACCCAAAGAACGCCTTTCAGCTGGTGCAGGATGAGGAACTAAcag GCGCCATCCAGAAGAAGCATGATTTGGAGGAAAACATCTACCAACTGAAACCACAAAGAGTGAAGCTCCAACTGCGCAGGG GAGTACCACAGAACCTGGACATCAAGTACCGGCGCGCCCTTGGCTACCCAGTCGACTTGTATTACCTCATGGACCTCTCAAACTCCATGGATGACGACAAGAAACATCTGGCCGAGGCGGGCGCTGCTCTAGTCCAAACCATGATGAACCTCACGTCACAGTTCACCATCGGCTTCGGCTCCTTCGTCGACAAAGTAATGATGCCTTTCACCGACACCACGCATGccca gagGCAATCTCCGTGTACCGACTGTGCTCCTCCATACTCCTTCAGAAATGACATGAGGCTTAGTACGGACCATGCAGCCTTCAAG CAAAGAGTGACAGACGCCAAGATCTCCGGCAACTTGGATCATCCCGAGGGTGGGTTTGATGCCCTGATGCAGGCGATGGTGTGCAAAGATCAGATAGGCTGGCGGGAGAAGGTGCGACACATCCTCGTCTTCTCTACCGACGCCAAGTTCCACCACGCTGGCGACggacgg CTGGCAGGAGTAGTGATGCCCAATGATGAGAAGTGTCACCTGGACGAACATCATGAGTACACGCACTTTGACAGATACGACTACCCGTCCATCGCACAG ATCAACAGAGTGGCAGAGGAAATGAACATCAACATTATCTTCGCGGTGCTGCAACACGAGGAGTTGTACCGGGAGCTCCAGAAGGAGATCAAGACCTCCTCTTTTGGCTTGCTGGATGAAGGATCGAAAAACGTGGTGGACCTCATCAAGGACCAGTACAAT AGCATCTCCAGCAGCCTGTCCCTCTCAGACAACAGCACCAACGCCATCACCATCAAGTACAGCTCCACCTGCACTGACGGCAAACTCCGGGAGACCAAGGAGT GCGGAATCGGCGAGGACGATGAGATAACCTTCAACCTGGAGATCACG GTCAACAAGTGTCCAGTGAACGGCGAGCGATCCTTTGTGGAGGTGAAGACTTTGGAGGCGAGCGTGATTCTTGAGATCGAGTACCTTTGTGACTGCAACTGTCCCGctagt ACTTCCACATCACCATGCAAGAACAACGGGGAGCTGGAATGCGGAGTGTGCTTGTGTCCAGATGGTTACTACGGAGAAGAGTGTCAGTGTGTGAGTGGTGACGAATCTTCCTTGAG CGACATCCAGGACCAGACTGCCAAGTGCATGGCCAACGAGACGGATTCCAGGGTCTGCTCGGGGCGCGGCAACTGCAAGTGTGGCATATGTGAATGCTTCAAGCCT GATGAGGTGTCTGGGACTTTCTGCCAGTGTCACAAGCGGAGGTGTATGGGCTCTAGTGACGTGGAATGCTCTGGTCGTGGCACCTGTAACTGCAATGAGTGTATATGTAATGAGGGATACTCTGGTCAATTCTGTGAATGTGAAGACCGATCCTGCATCCCGCAAG GGTCTGACAAGGTGTGCTCAGGCCACGGCAGATGTGAATGTGACCGGTGCATCTGTGACCAGGAAAACATCACCTACACGGGCCGCTACTGTGAGGACTGCCTG AGCTGCGGGACAGGGAAGTGTAAAAAGTTCAGAGACTGTGTGCAGTGTGTCCACTTTAAGATCGGCCCACTCAAGGACAACTGCGATGCATGCGAACAATACGCCTCTGTGGAGAATTTGGATG ACTACATGTACGAGAACTCCCGCCTGTGTACCTTCGAGGACGAGGACGGGTGCTACTTGAACTTCACCTACCGCTATCTGGAGTCTACTAACAAGGATGAGGTGCACGTGCAGGCAGAGAGGAAGTGCCGGAAAGAACCGCCCATCGCAT TGATTGTGTTCGGTCTAATCGCCACCATCGTGCTTGTGGGCGTGCTCACTCTCATCATGTGGAAGATCGTCACCACCATCCACGACAAGCGAGAGTTCGCCAAGTTCTTGGAGGAGACTAAACAAACCCGCTTCGGCGCT GAGCAAAACCCGCTGTTTATtgaccccaccaccaccacgcagaaCCCGATGTTTGAGGGAGCAAGGAATTAG